In Cicer arietinum cultivar CDC Frontier isolate Library 1 chromosome 7, Cicar.CDCFrontier_v2.0, whole genome shotgun sequence, a single window of DNA contains:
- the LOC101495288 gene encoding UPF0481 protein At3g47200-like, with amino-acid sequence MAENLDSLLHKRFAQLKEAHQRFDQNNQIKIPKIQRVPKFLRQNERFYKYCSPKIISFGPIHHGNENLKVGEQYKLLWTSIFVAEYGKIIDQDANEACRLLHKKIEDNIEKLKNMFTDDVIEGYNDNYLTWMLFVDGCALLYFMENVNDQCPEQLNLKFDQLMYMWRDIKLLENQLPTEMLEILCKDWRNHLGFLFENYHCLGECKRIQMVVVPMENSKPTHILDSSRSIYLFPFLNNFNFEENNQMETQSKGNEHNSMRINALLNQEVGDEQEVDSNWNTYKSIRDLKTVGIQVIANKTDEWRWSNISFKSNWFSGELRLPVFCFNDVTPYFFRNLIAYEMCPDVRYNYECCSFFTFMDSLVDNAEDVKELRSAGVFQNLLGSDEDLAKLFNELGDDLPTKMYCNTSYTNAVAYSKKYILIKRQIEKHYINKWKTWLAQAYNTHFNTPWAMIAFLAASLALVLTFIQTWFAIYPK; translated from the coding sequence ATGGCAGAGAATCTTGATAGCCTTCTGCATAAAAGATTTGCCCAATTGAAAGAGGCACACCAAAGGTTTGatcaaaataatcaaattaaaattccaAAGATTCAAAGGGTTCCTAAATTTTTGCGGCAAAATGAAAGATTTTATAAGTATTGTTCACCAAAGATTATATCATTTGGTCCCATCCATCATGGCAATGAAAATCTCAAAGTTGGAGAGCAGTATAAGCTTCTATggacatcaatttttgttgcgGAATATGGAAAAATAATTGATCAAGATGCTAATGAAGCATGTCGACTTTTGCATaaaaagattgaagataatATTGAAAAATTGAAGAATATGTTCACTGACGATGTGATTGAAGGCTACAATGACAATTATCTAACTTGGATGTTATTTGTGGATGGATGTGCTTTGCTATATTTTATGGAAAATGTCAATGACCAATGTCCAGAACAACTTAACCTTAAGTTTGACCAACTGATGTATATGTGGAGAGATATTAAATTGTTGGAGAATCAACTTCCAACTGAAATGCTTGAAATTCTATGCAAAGATTGGAGGAACCACTTGggatttttatttgaaaattatcaTTGTTTGGGAGAATGCAAACGTATTCAAATGGTAGTGGTTCCAATGGAAAATTCTAAACCCACTCATATACTTGATTCTTCTCGCTCGATATACCTATTTCCTTTCTTAAACAATTTCAACTTTGAGGAAAACAATCAAATGGAAACACAATCAAAAGGAAATGAACACAATTCAATGAGGATAAATGCACTCCTAAACCAAGAAGTTGGTGATGAACAAGAAGTTGATTCAAATTGGAATACTTATAAGAGCATACGAGATCTAAAAACAGTAGGAATTCAAGTGATAGCAAATAAGACAGATGAATGGAGATGGAGTAACATTTCGTTCAAGTCTAATTGGTTTAGTGGAGAACTAAGACTCCCTGTTTTTTGTTTCAACGATGTCACACCTTATTTTTTTCGAAACCTAATAGCATATGAGATGTGTCCAGATGTTCGTTACAACTATGAATGTTGTTCATTTTTCACTTTCATGGATTCATTGGTTGACAATGCTGAGGATGTAAAAGAGCTTAGGTCAGCTGGTGTATTTCAAAACTTGCTTGGAAGTGATGAAGATTTGGCAAAGCTCTTCAATGAATTAGGGGACGATTTGCCAACAAAAATGTATTGCAACACTTCGTACACAAATGCAGTGGCCTATAGTAAGAAATATATTCTCATCAAGCGTCAAATTGAAAAACATTACATAAATAAATGGAAGACATGGTTGGCTCAAGCTTACAACACTCATTTCAATACGCCATGGGCTATGATTGCCTTTTTAGCTGCATCTCTGGCATTGGTTCTAACTTTCATCCAAACATGGTTTGCCATATAtcctaaataa